A window of the Mucilaginibacter sp. cycad4 genome harbors these coding sequences:
- a CDS encoding GntR family transcriptional regulator, whose translation MKNYLKILSIDEYSITPKYLQLSNAIIRAIESGQIVKDDMLPSINDLSYALDTSRNTIERVYKELKEKGIVSSVPGKGFFISNTDFQKPLKIFLLFNKLSAHKKIIYDAFVATIGEQAAIDFYIYNNDFYFFKKIIAESIQSDYAKYIIIPHFLDNETKAHEIINTIPKDKLILLDNMVPGVNGKFAAIYENFATDVYEALKSMLDNLSKYHTLKLIFPGKTYHSKEIMKGFLNFCRQYAFEYDIVETLSTETIQKNTVYISLTEDDLVDLIKKIIASDLKVAKDVGVISYNETALKEIILDGITTISTDFKLMGSKTAEFALNNCHEHFAVPFTVRLRSSL comes from the coding sequence GTGAAGAATTATTTAAAGATCCTGTCAATCGACGAATACTCCATTACGCCTAAGTACCTGCAGCTGTCCAACGCCATTATCAGGGCCATTGAAAGCGGGCAGATTGTAAAGGATGATATGCTCCCCTCCATCAATGATCTGAGCTATGCACTGGATACTTCACGCAATACCATTGAACGCGTTTATAAGGAACTGAAGGAGAAAGGCATAGTGAGTTCCGTTCCGGGAAAAGGTTTTTTTATTTCCAATACCGATTTTCAGAAGCCGCTTAAGATTTTCCTGTTATTCAACAAACTCAGCGCACATAAGAAGATCATTTATGATGCCTTTGTAGCTACTATCGGCGAGCAGGCTGCTATAGACTTTTATATTTACAACAACGATTTTTACTTTTTTAAAAAGATCATTGCCGAAAGTATCCAGAGCGATTATGCCAAATACATCATTATCCCGCATTTTTTGGATAATGAAACCAAAGCTCATGAGATCATCAATACCATACCTAAAGACAAGCTGATTTTACTGGATAACATGGTACCTGGTGTAAACGGTAAATTTGCAGCGATATATGAAAACTTTGCTACGGATGTTTACGAGGCGCTGAAGAGCATGCTGGATAACCTCAGTAAATATCATACGCTTAAGCTGATTTTCCCCGGCAAAACCTATCACTCTAAAGAGATCATGAAGGGCTTCCTGAATTTTTGCAGGCAGTATGCTTTTGAGTATGATATTGTTGAAACACTATCGACAGAAACTATCCAGAAAAATACGGTATATATCAGTCTAACCGAGGATGACCTGGTTGATCTCATTAAAAAGATCATCGCTTCCGATTTAAAAGTAGCTAAAGATGTAGGCGTGATTTCCTACAATGAAACAGCGCTAAAAGAGATCATTCTTGACGGCATCACCACCATATCAACCGATTTTAAATTGATGGGCAGCAAAACTGCCGAGTTTGCATTGAACAACTGTCATGAACATTTCGCGGTTCCGTTTACAGTGAGGTTGAGGAGTTCATTGTAG
- a CDS encoding cytochrome d ubiquinol oxidase subunit II, protein MMLYIVILFLFAAITLYFLLGGADFGAGIIELFTSTDNKHRTRKIMYQAIGPIWEANHMWLIITVVVLFVGFPVIYSEMCIYLHIPLLVMLLGVIARGTAFSFRNYDAIKDEKTQAFYTHIFVYSSFVTPLFLGIIAGSALSGQIDPKATDFLHAYIFSWFNWFSVSVGFFTVALCGFLAAIYIVGETEDVDEIKRYIRKAKIMNIAAVICGALVFLASHFEHVQLANWIFGNPVSLVAVIAATISLAVLYLIISHRRNRQWIRVLAAFQVCMILISVGFSRFPRFVIFKDGSSMSLLSEHANSNSIDDLGIGLLVGSLFILPALGYLYYAFKKRT, encoded by the coding sequence ATGATGCTATATATTGTAATCCTTTTCCTTTTTGCGGCTATCACCCTCTACTTTTTATTAGGCGGGGCCGATTTTGGTGCAGGTATAATTGAACTTTTCACATCTACAGATAACAAGCACCGTACCCGCAAGATCATGTACCAGGCCATCGGCCCTATTTGGGAAGCAAACCACATGTGGCTTATCATTACTGTAGTGGTACTGTTTGTGGGCTTCCCGGTTATTTACAGCGAAATGTGTATTTACCTGCATATCCCGTTACTGGTGATGCTGCTTGGTGTAATTGCCCGGGGCACTGCCTTTTCGTTCCGTAATTATGATGCTATTAAGGACGAAAAAACACAGGCATTTTATACCCACATATTTGTTTATTCAAGTTTTGTTACGCCTTTGTTTTTAGGCATTATTGCCGGCAGCGCTTTATCAGGGCAAATTGATCCTAAGGCAACTGATTTTCTGCATGCTTACATCTTTAGCTGGTTCAACTGGTTTTCGGTCTCCGTTGGCTTTTTTACCGTGGCGCTTTGCGGCTTCCTTGCCGCTATTTACATAGTAGGCGAAACGGAGGATGTAGACGAAATTAAACGCTACATCCGCAAAGCAAAGATCATGAACATTGCCGCCGTGATATGTGGCGCACTGGTGTTCTTAGCTTCTCATTTTGAGCATGTTCAACTGGCTAACTGGATTTTTGGCAACCCTGTAAGCTTAGTTGCGGTAATTGCCGCAACCATTTCATTGGCAGTACTTTACCTGATTATATCACACCGCCGCAACAGGCAATGGATCAGGGTGCTTGCCGCTTTCCAGGTGTGTATGATATTGATATCGGTAGGGTTTTCGCGCTTCCCGAGGTTTGTCATTTTTAAGGATGGCAGTTCCATGTCCTTACTTAGCGAACATGCAAATAGTAACAGTATCGATGATCTGGGGATCGGTTTGTTGGTGGGCAGTTTGTTTATACTGCCGGCGCTGGGGTATTTGTATTACGCGTTTAAGAAGAGAACTTAA
- a CDS encoding cytochrome ubiquinol oxidase subunit I produces the protein MDDFLAARSQMALSLGFHIIYSCIGMVMPVFMAISHFKWIKTQDPVYKNITVAWSKGVAIFFATGAVSGTMLSFELGLLWPGFMKHAGPIFGMPFSLEGVAFFIEAIALGLFLYGWNRLNNWVHWTAGVIVGLSGIASGILVVSANSWMNSPSGFDFVNGQYINIDPVKAMFNKAWFSESLHMTIAAFSATGFAVAGIHALMIYRKKNIAFHTKAFKIAIIFGAAAAILQPFSGDLSAKNAAKRQPAKLAAMEAYFHTQKYAPLVIGGIPDTAAKKVNYGLEIPGLLSFLVHDNFKTQVNGLDKIPVKNQPPVAVTHYAFQIMVGIGVLMMLIGIIYFYELWKKKDLLSKAWFLKTFIWATPLGFIALEAGWTVTEVGRQPWIIQGVMRTSEAVTPMPGIQYSFYLFSFIYFTLSVAVIFLLKRQIQMVPELYDPKTA, from the coding sequence ATGGATGATTTTTTAGCGGCCAGATCTCAAATGGCCTTATCCTTAGGTTTTCATATCATATACTCCTGTATTGGTATGGTGATGCCTGTTTTTATGGCCATATCGCATTTCAAATGGATAAAAACGCAGGATCCCGTTTATAAAAACATCACTGTTGCCTGGAGCAAGGGCGTGGCTATATTTTTTGCTACCGGCGCAGTATCCGGTACTATGCTTTCATTTGAGCTCGGATTGCTTTGGCCGGGCTTCATGAAACACGCCGGACCTATCTTTGGCATGCCATTTTCGCTTGAAGGTGTAGCATTTTTTATCGAAGCGATAGCACTTGGCCTGTTCCTTTACGGTTGGAACCGGCTGAACAATTGGGTGCATTGGACAGCCGGGGTCATTGTTGGACTTAGCGGTATAGCATCGGGCATCCTGGTAGTATCAGCCAATTCATGGATGAACAGCCCCTCCGGGTTCGATTTTGTGAACGGCCAGTACATCAATATCGATCCTGTAAAGGCCATGTTTAATAAAGCCTGGTTTTCCGAATCGCTGCACATGACCATTGCGGCTTTTTCGGCCACAGGTTTTGCTGTGGCAGGTATACATGCACTCATGATCTACCGTAAAAAGAATATCGCTTTCCATACTAAGGCTTTTAAAATAGCCATCATTTTCGGTGCGGCCGCAGCTATATTGCAACCTTTCAGCGGTGATCTATCTGCCAAAAACGCAGCTAAACGCCAGCCAGCGAAACTGGCGGCAATGGAAGCTTATTTTCATACCCAGAAATACGCACCATTGGTTATAGGTGGTATTCCTGATACCGCGGCTAAAAAAGTAAATTATGGCTTGGAAATTCCCGGTTTATTAAGCTTTTTGGTGCACGACAACTTTAAAACGCAGGTAAACGGATTGGATAAGATCCCTGTTAAAAACCAGCCACCGGTAGCCGTTACGCATTATGCTTTCCAGATTATGGTGGGTATAGGCGTTTTAATGATGCTGATAGGGATCATTTATTTCTACGAGCTCTGGAAAAAGAAGGATCTGCTTTCCAAAGCCTGGTTTCTAAAAACTTTTATTTGGGCTACTCCGCTGGGTTTTATAGCCCTTGAAGCCGGTTGGACAGTTACCGAGGTTGGTCGCCAGCCCTGGATAATACAAGGGGTTATGCGTACCAGCGAGGCTGTTACCCCAATGCCCGGCATCCAATATTCTTTTTACCTGTTCAGCTTTATTTATTTTACACTAAGTGTGGCTGTTATATTTTTACTAAAAAGACAGATCCAGATGGTGCCTGAATTGTATGACCCTAAAACCGCCTGA
- a CDS encoding sialate O-acetylesterase has translation MKTKQLSISLLVISVLSISTASAQNKKFYIFLCFGQSNMEGNARIQPQDTVVGPRLQVLETVDCPNLKRTKGNWYTAVPPLARCNTGLTPADYFGRTLIATLPPDVTVGIVNVSVAGCKIELFQKDSYKDYAATAPSWMVNMINEYGGNPYGHLVEMAKLAQKSGVIKGILLHQGESNPNDTLWTLKVKSIYDMLLKDLRLKARRVPLLAGQLVNEDQGGKCAAMNRIIDKLPEIIPNAYVISSAGCPAAPDKLHFTAEGYRSLGARYGQKMLSLLGYKQQATTNPTTAGPTDNTGR, from the coding sequence ATGAAGACAAAACAACTTTCTATTTCCCTATTGGTAATCAGTGTTTTAAGTATTAGCACAGCCTCTGCCCAAAACAAAAAGTTTTACATTTTTTTGTGCTTCGGCCAGTCAAATATGGAAGGCAATGCCCGCATACAGCCACAGGATACTGTTGTTGGTCCGCGTTTACAGGTATTGGAAACTGTGGACTGCCCTAACCTTAAACGCACCAAAGGCAACTGGTACACAGCCGTACCACCACTGGCACGCTGCAATACCGGCCTCACCCCTGCCGACTACTTCGGCCGTACCCTGATTGCCACCCTGCCCCCTGATGTAACAGTTGGTATTGTGAACGTATCGGTAGCTGGTTGTAAAATTGAATTATTCCAGAAAGACAGCTATAAGGACTATGCAGCCACCGCACCCTCCTGGATGGTGAACATGATTAACGAATACGGCGGCAATCCCTACGGCCATTTGGTAGAGATGGCTAAACTGGCTCAAAAATCCGGTGTGATTAAAGGCATCTTACTGCACCAGGGCGAATCTAACCCAAATGATACGCTTTGGACACTAAAAGTAAAAAGCATTTATGACATGCTATTAAAAGATCTTCGCCTGAAGGCCAGAAGAGTTCCGTTGCTGGCGGGACAGCTTGTTAACGAAGACCAGGGCGGCAAGTGCGCTGCTATGAACCGTATAATTGATAAACTCCCCGAAATTATCCCCAATGCTTATGTGATCAGTTCAGCCGGCTGTCCGGCCGCACCGGATAAACTGCACTTCACTGCTGAGGGCTACCGGAGCTTAGGCGCACGATATGGGCAGAAAATGTTAAGCTTATTGGGTTACAAACAGCAAGCTACCACCAATCCCACGACTGCCGGGCCAACAGACAATACAGGCAGGTGA
- a CDS encoding two-component regulator propeller domain-containing protein: MMHSVPDLCIRRKINMVLAGTVRVILTLVVLAGPCFQAHAQKPNLKFTALTTRQGLMGNAVNAIVKDHNGMMWIGTSESLNRYDGKRFKVYPLGAKRQVEPGSNEISSISMDRTGTLWVGTIGFGLYYYDKAADDFKSFSSALKGQRLSQGVITAVCANDEGAIWVGTVNGLDVISPDRKHISHFETGTDKSGQIPVKSMGYIFQDSYSRMWVCTNAGLYLYDDTHKRFKAFRHQKNDLRSLPSDVVMTVSQDKAGNLWVGTSNGLSRLAKDGEHFINYCYNDKDEQSLCGDIVYSIAADDKDHIWVGTEGGLNVMDINTGQSIRYRHDPRDPYSLNSKSIRSIYIDPKGIYWVGTYMGGINKYDKNLTLFNYVQPTELDPYGLRAPIVSSFAQKNDNELYVGTDGGGLSIFNNKTNRFTHIIIKPKEKINSAGLPVLAMLLDHKKQLWIGTFGHGLFKFNTTNNAYTQFTGGTGKLNISQNNIFCFKEDRSGNVWIGTNGAGIDIFDAKADSFRRFQPSFVAVRGYKLPSNGYIRAFEEDKDGNMWVGSYGTGIAIYNPDTKLFDTLNPTNTGLPIAEVLSLKRDANGNMWIGTNGDGLFLYDHRLKKITAFKYNNQLPNGVICKILQDKTNNIWFSTNQGIGRIDPADQKLYVYCNDNGLQNNVFLNGSGIIAADGTLYFGGVDGFNYFKGSDVRLNKNLPPVVLTTLSIDNKRISPNRDNPLPVNISEAKEITIKYKQDISINFVALNYTLPQQNHYAYILEGFSNTWKNAGTSTTASYTNLDPGEYTFRVRASNNDGKWNNTGTSLKIIVKPPFWMTIYAYVLYVLLAFGVLLLIRRQGVKKLKKKLHDEQERKAAEARHELDEMKIKFLTNLSHEFRTPISLIMAPVDKLLEQPNSGPVTEQLGVIKRNSRRLLNLVNQLLDFRKLEENELKLNLVEGEFISFVREVADSFYDLASRKKIVTAFKTAGERLFVKFDHDKVERILFNLLSNAFKFTMPGGQITVEVTAPVISEDGNSYQLGISVSDTGTGIAPGQVGHVFDRFYQADAQPAILNQGSGIGLSITRELVQLHGGEIGVKSEPGKGSIFSLTISLPVINLSETAIFDQSTPKAAPGVTDDDKDRKPKTTAIPGANRLHVLVIEDNDEMRQYLSESLAVTYKVSEAANGREGWHKALAVHPDLIVSDISMPYMDGIQLSCKLRADKRTSHIPIILLTAMTSQKEQLAGLELGVNDYLTKPFNFDILNIKIKNLLHLNTSLKETYQKKIKVIPADMDIESSSERFIKDVVIYIEKNINNPKFSVEEISHHFSMSRGSFYSKITELTGEPPVEFIRSIKLDKASILLEKTDLTIAEIAYSIGFSTPHYFTKSFKAKYNVLPSEYRVKKGSVKSVA; the protein is encoded by the coding sequence ATGATGCATTCTGTACCCGATTTGTGTATACGCAGAAAGATTAATATGGTGCTGGCCGGCACTGTGCGTGTTATACTTACGTTAGTCGTTTTAGCCGGGCCCTGTTTCCAGGCACATGCTCAAAAGCCTAACTTGAAATTTACCGCCTTAACCACCAGGCAGGGATTAATGGGTAACGCCGTGAACGCAATAGTGAAGGATCATAACGGGATGATGTGGATAGGCACATCAGAAAGCCTGAACAGGTACGACGGAAAGAGGTTTAAAGTTTATCCGCTGGGTGCCAAAAGACAGGTAGAGCCAGGTTCCAATGAAATAAGCAGTATCAGTATGGACCGTACCGGCACGCTATGGGTAGGCACTATCGGTTTTGGGTTGTATTATTACGATAAGGCGGCAGATGACTTCAAAAGCTTTAGTTCGGCCTTAAAAGGGCAGCGTTTAAGCCAGGGGGTTATTACCGCTGTTTGTGCAAATGACGAAGGCGCTATTTGGGTGGGGACGGTAAATGGCCTTGATGTGATCAGTCCCGATCGTAAGCATATCAGTCATTTTGAAACCGGGACAGACAAATCAGGGCAGATCCCGGTTAAAAGCATGGGCTATATTTTTCAGGATAGTTACAGCAGGATGTGGGTTTGCACCAATGCAGGTTTGTATTTATATGATGATACGCATAAGCGCTTTAAAGCCTTTCGCCATCAAAAAAATGATCTCCGCAGTTTACCTTCGGATGTTGTAATGACGGTTTCGCAGGATAAAGCGGGCAATTTGTGGGTAGGTACATCAAATGGCTTAAGCCGCCTGGCGAAGGATGGTGAACACTTTATCAATTATTGCTATAATGATAAGGATGAGCAGTCGTTATGCGGTGACATTGTTTACAGCATTGCTGCGGATGATAAAGACCACATTTGGGTTGGTACAGAAGGCGGTCTGAATGTTATGGATATCAACACAGGTCAATCCATTCGTTACCGCCATGACCCGCGCGATCCGTATAGTCTTAACAGTAAATCCATCCGCAGCATTTATATCGATCCTAAAGGCATTTATTGGGTTGGTACGTATATGGGCGGTATAAATAAATACGACAAAAACCTCACTTTGTTTAATTATGTGCAACCTACCGAGTTAGACCCTTATGGTTTACGTGCGCCAATCGTATCATCTTTCGCGCAAAAAAATGATAATGAATTATACGTCGGGACGGACGGCGGCGGGCTTAGCATTTTCAACAACAAAACCAACCGTTTCACTCATATTATTATCAAACCGAAGGAAAAAATAAACTCGGCGGGCCTGCCTGTTCTGGCTATGCTGCTGGACCATAAAAAACAGCTTTGGATAGGAACATTTGGCCACGGGCTTTTTAAGTTCAATACCACAAACAATGCCTATACACAATTCACCGGCGGTACCGGAAAGCTAAACATCAGTCAAAATAACATTTTTTGCTTTAAGGAAGACCGCTCTGGTAATGTATGGATAGGTACCAACGGCGCCGGTATTGATATTTTTGACGCGAAGGCTGATAGTTTCCGCAGATTTCAACCTTCCTTTGTGGCGGTAAGAGGTTATAAGTTGCCATCAAATGGCTATATCAGAGCGTTTGAAGAGGATAAAGACGGCAATATGTGGGTTGGATCATATGGTACCGGCATCGCTATTTATAACCCCGATACCAAATTGTTCGATACGTTAAATCCAACCAATACAGGCCTTCCCATTGCAGAGGTTTTATCCTTAAAAAGAGATGCTAACGGGAATATGTGGATAGGTACTAATGGTGACGGCCTTTTCTTGTACGATCATCGGCTTAAAAAAATAACTGCGTTTAAATACAATAACCAGTTGCCGAACGGTGTAATTTGTAAAATTTTGCAGGATAAAACGAATAATATATGGTTCAGTACAAACCAGGGGATTGGAAGAATTGATCCTGCTGATCAGAAACTTTATGTTTATTGTAACGATAACGGACTTCAGAACAATGTTTTTCTAAATGGATCGGGTATTATTGCCGCAGATGGTACACTTTACTTTGGCGGGGTAGACGGGTTCAATTATTTTAAGGGATCAGATGTAAGGCTTAATAAAAACCTGCCGCCGGTTGTATTAACTACCCTGAGTATAGATAATAAACGTATTTCGCCCAACCGCGATAACCCCCTGCCTGTTAATATCAGTGAGGCAAAAGAAATCACCATTAAGTATAAGCAAGACATCTCCATAAACTTTGTGGCGCTTAATTATACGCTGCCGCAGCAAAATCACTATGCTTACATTTTAGAAGGATTTAGTAATACCTGGAAAAATGCGGGCACATCAACAACGGCCAGTTATACCAACCTTGATCCGGGAGAGTATACGTTCAGGGTGCGGGCATCTAATAACGATGGAAAATGGAATAATACCGGCACATCCTTGAAAATTATAGTGAAGCCGCCTTTTTGGATGACCATATATGCTTATGTGCTGTATGTTTTGCTGGCCTTTGGCGTGTTGTTGCTCATCCGCAGGCAAGGGGTTAAAAAGCTTAAAAAGAAACTGCACGATGAGCAGGAACGTAAAGCCGCCGAAGCCCGTCATGAACTGGATGAAATGAAAATTAAGTTTTTAACCAACCTGAGCCATGAATTCCGAACACCGATATCTTTGATAATGGCGCCGGTTGATAAGCTTCTTGAGCAGCCTAACAGCGGGCCCGTTACCGAACAATTAGGCGTTATTAAAAGAAACTCGCGCAGGCTGCTTAACCTGGTTAACCAATTGCTTGATTTCAGAAAGCTTGAAGAGAATGAGCTTAAGTTGAATTTGGTTGAAGGAGAATTTATTTCTTTCGTTCGCGAAGTTGCCGATTCGTTTTACGATCTGGCGAGTAGAAAAAAGATCGTTACGGCATTTAAAACCGCCGGCGAAAGGTTATTTGTAAAATTTGATCATGATAAGGTTGAGCGGATATTATTTAACCTGCTATCCAACGCGTTTAAATTTACCATGCCCGGCGGGCAAATTACTGTTGAAGTTACCGCTCCTGTTATTTCGGAAGATGGTAATTCATACCAATTGGGTATTTCGGTTTCGGACACAGGTACGGGCATAGCACCCGGGCAGGTTGGCCATGTTTTTGACAGGTTTTATCAGGCAGATGCCCAGCCTGCCATACTTAACCAGGGAAGCGGGATAGGCTTATCCATAACACGTGAGCTTGTACAGTTGCACGGCGGCGAGATCGGTGTGAAAAGTGAACCGGGTAAAGGTTCAATATTTTCGTTAACAATTTCATTGCCTGTGATTAATTTATCGGAGACGGCAATATTTGATCAAAGCACACCGAAGGCAGCCCCCGGCGTTACCGACGATGACAAAGACAGGAAACCCAAGACGACAGCTATACCGGGTGCTAACCGGCTCCATGTGCTGGTTATTGAAGATAATGATGAAATGAGGCAATACCTGTCCGAAAGCCTGGCCGTAACATACAAAGTGTCGGAGGCGGCTAATGGCCGTGAGGGGTGGCACAAAGCACTTGCCGTACATCCCGACCTGATAGTTAGTGATATCAGCATGCCCTATATGGATGGGATCCAGCTAAGCTGTAAACTTCGGGCTGATAAAAGGACCAGCCATATACCCATCATTTTGTTAACCGCAATGACCAGCCAGAAGGAGCAACTTGCAGGGCTGGAACTTGGCGTAAACGATTACCTGACCAAGCCATTTAACTTCGATATCCTGAATATTAAGATCAAAAACCTGCTTCATTTAAACACGTCGCTTAAAGAAACCTATCAGAAAAAGATAAAAGTTATCCCTGCAGACATGGATATCGAATCCTCGTCAGAGCGGTTTATTAAAGACGTAGTGATATATATTGAGAAAAACATCAACAACCCTAAATTTTCAGTCGAAGAGATCAGCCATCACTTTAGTATGAGCAGGGGATCGTTCTATAGCAAGATCACCGAACTAACCGGCGAGCCGCCTGTGGAATTTATCCGCTCCATAAAGCTGGATAAGGCATCTATACTGCTGGAAAAAACCGACCTGACCATTGCCGAGATCGCTTACTCCATTGGTTTTTCAACGCCGCATTACTTTACCAAATCATTCAAGGCAAAATATAATGTTCTGCCATCCGAGTACCGGGTGAAAAAGGGAAGCGTTAAGAGTGTGGCATAG
- a CDS encoding DUF1080 domain-containing protein: MKKIIYPAIMLLASTAFGPVSAQTKLFDGKTLKGWKKLAGNADYKIEDGAIVGTTVLNSGNSFLVTEKEYGNFILELDAKIESELSNSGVQTRSHYDPAGNKGKGKVYGRQFEIDPSSRKWTGGIYDEGRRDWLYPLDLNPKAKDAFKVGEYNHIRIECIGNEMKTWINGVPASDVVDTIDTKGFIALQVHAVSEEKQAGKKVYFKNLNLQTNNLKPKPFPKDVYVVNLTPNSITAAEKANGWKLLYDGKTNTGWRGATLKGFPEKGWEYANGTMHVLPSAGQEESGGGDIVTNDNYSAFDLSFEFKLTPGANSGVKYFVTLSEVTKGSAIGLEYQVLDDKLHPDAKLGRDGDRTLASLYDLIKANKQERFVHPIGAWNTGRVVVYPNNHVEHYLNGVKVLEYERGSKAFRDLVAISKYTIWKNFGEAAEGHLLLQDHGNEVFFRSIKLRELK; the protein is encoded by the coding sequence ATGAAAAAAATAATCTACCCTGCTATTATGCTTTTGGCGTCAACGGCATTCGGGCCTGTAAGTGCGCAAACCAAACTGTTTGATGGTAAAACCCTTAAAGGCTGGAAAAAACTTGCCGGTAATGCCGATTATAAAATAGAAGACGGAGCCATAGTAGGCACCACTGTACTCAACTCGGGCAATTCATTTTTAGTTACCGAAAAGGAATACGGTAATTTTATATTAGAGCTGGATGCAAAAATTGAAAGTGAGTTGAGCAATTCGGGCGTTCAAACCCGCAGCCATTATGACCCGGCAGGTAATAAGGGTAAAGGAAAAGTTTATGGCAGGCAATTTGAAATAGATCCATCATCGCGCAAATGGACTGGTGGTATTTATGACGAAGGCCGTCGCGACTGGCTATATCCGCTTGACCTGAACCCAAAGGCCAAAGACGCATTTAAAGTAGGCGAATACAATCACATCAGGATAGAATGTATCGGCAACGAAATGAAAACCTGGATAAACGGTGTACCTGCCAGTGATGTGGTAGATACTATCGACACCAAAGGTTTTATAGCTTTACAAGTACATGCCGTAAGCGAAGAAAAGCAAGCCGGTAAAAAGGTGTACTTTAAAAACCTGAACCTGCAAACCAATAATTTAAAACCCAAGCCGTTTCCAAAGGATGTTTATGTGGTTAACCTTACCCCAAACAGCATAACTGCTGCTGAAAAAGCAAACGGCTGGAAATTACTATACGATGGCAAAACCAATACAGGCTGGCGCGGTGCAACCCTCAAAGGTTTTCCTGAAAAAGGCTGGGAATATGCTAACGGTACCATGCACGTGCTGCCATCTGCCGGACAGGAAGAATCTGGCGGCGGTGATATCGTGACCAATGATAATTACAGCGCTTTTGACCTGTCGTTTGAATTTAAACTTACGCCGGGTGCCAATAGCGGTGTTAAGTATTTTGTCACCCTGTCTGAAGTTACTAAAGGGTCGGCTATTGGCCTGGAGTACCAGGTACTTGATGATAAACTGCATCCCGATGCCAAATTAGGCCGTGATGGCGACCGTACTTTAGCTTCATTATATGACCTTATCAAGGCCAATAAACAAGAACGTTTTGTACATCCGATAGGAGCCTGGAATACCGGCCGTGTGGTGGTATATCCAAACAACCATGTTGAGCATTACTTAAACGGCGTAAAAGTGCTGGAATACGAACGCGGTTCAAAAGCCTTCCGCGACCTGGTAGCCATTAGCAAGTACACCATCTGGAAAAATTTCGGCGAAGCTGCAGAAGGGCATTTGTTATTGCAGGATCATGGCAATGAAGTGTTTTTCAGAAGTATCAAGCTTAGGGAGTTGAAATAA